The Cellulomonas sp. S1-8 genome has a window encoding:
- a CDS encoding sensor histidine kinase, protein MALALFATMLLTIEAAAEDTGSPLPFVLAAVIGGSLAVRRRWPIGAYLAGSAALLAIAAWFYDAGLYPYPNVIGLYAVGAYAATRRRAVVGLVIGLLGVAGYWALVPATDVPLLPAVLIAGWALAWAAGQSEQQRRHLVAERAVLATEAERRRQEHAVLEERERITRDVHDIVGHALNVMILQAGAGRRMLGRDVALTADALATVEAVGRDALAELDRTLGVLDPTSPRPSPGIDALGELAERVTGAGVPVRLTVVGEPRALPAGVDRAAYRVVQEALTNVAKHAPGAPTDVEIRYGRDALDVTVTDRPATPPAAGAPGRGIEGIRARVDALGGTSDIGPDARGGWRVRCTVPVAR, encoded by the coding sequence GTGGCGCTCGCGCTCTTCGCCACGATGCTGCTCACCATCGAGGCCGCCGCCGAGGACACCGGGTCGCCGCTGCCCTTCGTGCTCGCGGCGGTGATCGGCGGGTCCCTGGCCGTGCGTCGGCGCTGGCCGATCGGGGCGTACCTGGCCGGATCGGCAGCGCTGCTCGCGATCGCGGCGTGGTTCTACGACGCCGGCCTGTACCCGTACCCGAACGTGATCGGCCTGTACGCCGTGGGCGCCTACGCCGCCACCCGCAGGCGCGCCGTCGTCGGCCTGGTGATCGGCCTGCTCGGCGTCGCCGGCTACTGGGCCCTCGTCCCCGCGACGGACGTCCCGCTGCTCCCGGCCGTCCTCATCGCAGGGTGGGCGCTGGCCTGGGCGGCCGGCCAGTCCGAGCAGCAGCGGCGCCACCTCGTGGCCGAGCGCGCGGTGCTCGCGACGGAGGCCGAGCGGCGGCGCCAGGAGCACGCCGTCCTCGAGGAGCGCGAGCGCATCACGCGCGACGTCCACGACATCGTCGGCCACGCCCTCAACGTGATGATCCTGCAGGCGGGGGCGGGGCGGCGGATGCTGGGCCGCGACGTCGCCCTGACGGCCGACGCCCTGGCGACCGTCGAGGCCGTGGGTCGTGACGCGCTCGCCGAGCTCGACCGCACCCTCGGCGTGCTCGACCCGACCTCACCGCGGCCGTCCCCGGGGATCGACGCCCTGGGCGAGCTCGCGGAGCGCGTGACAGGCGCGGGGGTGCCCGTGCGGCTGACCGTGGTCGGCGAGCCCCGCGCCCTGCCGGCCGGCGTCGACCGCGCGGCCTACCGGGTCGTGCAGGAGGCCCTGACCAACGTCGCGAAGCACGCCCCCGGCGCCCCGACCGACGTCGAGATCCGGTACGGCCGCGACGCCCTCGACGTGACGGTCACGGACCGCCCGGCCACCCCACCCGCCGCCGGTGCGCCGGGCCGCGGGATCGAGGGGATCCGGGCACGCGTCGACGCGCTCGGCGGCACGTCCGACATCGGGCCCGACGCCCGCGGCGGCTGGCGTGTGCGGTGCACGGTCCCGGTGGCCCGGTGA
- a CDS encoding S66 family peptidase: MSSLVPARKLVPGDRVAVVSPSFAAPGFAPAVHEQAMRRLVAATGLVPVEYPTTRRLGASPQDRARDLDAAFADPTVRAVLATIGGDDQITVVPLLDADAVRADPKPFLGYSDNTNLLSWLWQLGVPGFYGGSTQVHLGPGPAVDDVHLASLRAALLTGGTLTLTEPGESEDLGHDWLDPRALVEHGEREPTEPWTWAGPARSVTGRTWGGCLEVLDWLALADRIPPTAALEGAILLLETSEELPSAGTVRRWVRALGERGLLAAVAGVCVARPPVTAFEVRLDATERAARRAEQRDAVVEEVHRYNPGAVVCVGVPFGHTRPQWIVPYGGEMTLDGVTRTVTASYA, from the coding sequence ATGTCGTCCCTGGTCCCTGCGCGCAAGCTCGTCCCCGGCGACCGCGTCGCGGTGGTCTCGCCGTCGTTCGCCGCGCCCGGGTTCGCCCCCGCCGTGCACGAGCAGGCCATGCGGCGGCTCGTCGCCGCGACCGGCCTCGTGCCCGTCGAGTACCCGACCACGCGGCGGCTCGGCGCGTCGCCCCAGGACCGCGCGCGCGACCTCGACGCCGCGTTCGCCGACCCGACCGTCCGCGCCGTGCTCGCGACGATCGGCGGCGACGACCAGATCACGGTCGTCCCCCTCCTCGACGCCGATGCCGTCCGCGCGGACCCCAAGCCGTTCCTCGGCTACAGCGACAACACCAACCTGCTGAGCTGGCTGTGGCAGCTGGGCGTCCCGGGCTTCTACGGTGGCTCCACCCAGGTGCACCTCGGACCCGGCCCGGCGGTCGACGACGTGCACCTCGCCTCGCTGCGCGCCGCGCTCCTCACCGGCGGGACGCTCACGCTGACCGAGCCGGGGGAGTCCGAGGACCTCGGTCACGATTGGCTCGACCCGCGCGCCCTCGTCGAGCACGGCGAGCGCGAGCCGACCGAGCCGTGGACGTGGGCCGGACCGGCGCGCTCCGTCACGGGCCGCACCTGGGGCGGCTGCCTCGAGGTGCTCGACTGGCTCGCCCTGGCGGACCGCATCCCGCCGACGGCGGCGCTGGAGGGCGCGATCCTGCTGCTCGAGACCAGCGAGGAGCTGCCGTCGGCCGGGACGGTCCGGCGGTGGGTGCGCGCGCTCGGCGAGCGCGGCCTGCTCGCGGCGGTCGCGGGCGTGTGCGTCGCGCGACCGCCGGTGACGGCCTTCGAGGTGCGCCTCGACGCGACGGAGCGCGCGGCGCGCCGGGCGGAGCAGCGGGACGCCGTGGTCGAGGAGGTCCACCGGTACAACCCCGGTGCCGTCGTGTGCGTCGGGGTGCCCTTCGGCCACACGCGGCCCCAGTGGATCGTCCCGTACGGCGGTGAGATGACGCTCGACGGCGTCACCCGGACCGTGACGGCGTCGTACGCGTGA
- a CDS encoding DUF4386 domain-containing protein, producing MDTVRTARITGLWYLALGITGMLGFLLIRPRLYVAGDPDATAANLVEHASLADAGLVIEMALVVSQVLAALWFHRLLRDLDRFAAVAVAVFGCFNAVAILVGATFLWTARTVVADPALAPAGDTAATAQLLYELAYNAWGVGALFFGLWLIPMGYVVVTSRRWPVPLGWVLIVGGAGYLVSAFVSASLPDAPDALVDALTFPATFGELWMLGYLVSLGIRPAARTAPGTDAHA from the coding sequence ATGGACACCGTCCGCACCGCCCGCATCACCGGCCTGTGGTACCTGGCACTAGGCATCACCGGCATGCTCGGCTTCCTGCTGATCCGGCCGCGGCTGTACGTCGCGGGCGACCCGGACGCGACCGCGGCCAACCTCGTGGAGCACGCGTCCCTGGCCGACGCCGGCCTCGTGATCGAGATGGCGCTCGTCGTCTCGCAGGTGCTGGCCGCGCTCTGGTTCCACCGCCTCCTGCGGGACCTCGACCGGTTCGCGGCCGTCGCCGTCGCCGTCTTCGGGTGCTTCAACGCGGTCGCGATCCTCGTCGGCGCCACCTTCCTCTGGACCGCTCGGACGGTCGTGGCCGACCCCGCTCTCGCACCGGCCGGGGACACCGCGGCCACGGCACAGCTCCTGTACGAGCTGGCGTACAACGCCTGGGGCGTCGGCGCCCTGTTCTTCGGCCTGTGGCTCATCCCCATGGGATACGTCGTGGTCACGTCGCGACGCTGGCCGGTGCCGCTCGGCTGGGTCCTCATCGTCGGCGGGGCCGGGTACCTGGTGAGCGCCTTCGTCTCCGCCAGCCTGCCCGACGCGCCGGACGCCCTGGTCGACGCACTCACCTTCCCGGCCACGTTCGGCGAGCTGTGGATGCTCGGCTACCTGGTCTCGCTGGGGATCCGGCCCGCGGCCCGCACCGCGCCGGGGACCGACGCGCACGCGTGA
- a CDS encoding GNAT family N-acetyltransferase, which translates to MPSIPDPVPDTGVPRRPLLRAAALDDAERAGALHHACWVETFAGLASPELWDRLTVDRSVATWRRLLAGGLDATVADLDGALVGVAVAGRAQDRGGHPPVRERELGNLYVLAAHHGTGVGQALLDAVLPPGTRAQVWAARDTPRARRFYERNGFRADGATEDGSTFGGVVSLRLVR; encoded by the coding sequence ATGCCGTCGATCCCGGACCCGGTGCCCGACACGGGTGTCCCGCGCCGTCCCCTGCTGCGCGCCGCCGCGCTCGACGACGCCGAGCGGGCCGGCGCTCTCCACCACGCGTGCTGGGTGGAGACCTTCGCCGGCCTCGCGAGCCCCGAGCTGTGGGACCGCTTGACGGTGGACCGCAGCGTCGCGACCTGGCGACGCCTGCTCGCGGGCGGGCTCGACGCCACCGTGGCCGACCTCGACGGCGCGCTCGTCGGCGTCGCCGTCGCGGGACGGGCCCAGGACCGCGGTGGGCACCCGCCCGTGCGGGAGCGTGAGCTCGGGAACCTGTACGTGCTCGCGGCTCACCACGGCACGGGTGTCGGCCAGGCGTTGCTCGACGCCGTCCTCCCGCCGGGCACCCGCGCCCAGGTCTGGGCCGCCCGGGACACCCCACGCGCCCGGCGTTTCTACGAGCGCAACGGCTTCCGCGCGGACGGCGCCACCGAGGACGGGTCGACGTTCGGCGGGGTCGTGTCGTTGCGCCTGGTCCGCTGA
- a CDS encoding response regulator has product MIRVVVVDDDALVRGGIRMILESTDDVVVVGEAADGRAGVALIRAERPDVALLDVRMPVLDGIEATAQVTAEVPQTRVVIVTTFEHDEYVFDALRAGAAGFLLKRTTPEDLIAAVRVVAAGDALLSPSVTRRLIAEFARPAPAARPAAEVAAVGALTEREREVLVALAAGWSNAELASRLFISEETVRTHVKRVLHKLDLRDRAQVVVFAYETGLVVPGGATPDGPGRTPRSVRD; this is encoded by the coding sequence GTGATCCGCGTGGTGGTCGTCGACGACGACGCGCTCGTCCGCGGCGGGATCCGGATGATCCTGGAGAGCACGGACGACGTCGTCGTGGTCGGCGAGGCCGCGGACGGCCGTGCCGGGGTGGCGCTCATCCGGGCGGAGCGGCCCGACGTCGCGCTCCTGGACGTCCGGATGCCCGTGCTCGACGGCATCGAGGCGACCGCGCAGGTCACCGCCGAGGTCCCGCAGACCCGCGTCGTCATCGTGACGACGTTCGAGCACGACGAGTACGTCTTCGACGCCCTGCGAGCCGGTGCGGCGGGCTTCCTGCTCAAGCGCACGACCCCGGAGGACCTCATCGCCGCGGTCCGGGTGGTGGCCGCGGGCGACGCGCTCCTCTCGCCGTCGGTCACCCGGCGCCTGATCGCCGAGTTCGCCCGGCCCGCACCCGCCGCACGCCCCGCCGCCGAGGTCGCGGCGGTCGGCGCGCTGACGGAGCGCGAGCGGGAGGTGCTCGTCGCCCTCGCCGCGGGCTGGTCCAACGCGGAGCTCGCGAGCCGGCTCTTCATCTCCGAGGAGACGGTCCGGACCCACGTCAAGCGCGTCCTGCACAAGCTCGACCTGCGGGACCGCGCGCAGGTCGTCGTCTTCGCCTACGAGACGGGGCTGGTGGTCCCGGGCGGTGCGACGCCCGACGGCCCCGGACGGACGCCACGCTCCGTCCGCGACTGA